A stretch of Brevundimonas naejangsanensis DNA encodes these proteins:
- a CDS encoding UbiH/UbiF/VisC/COQ6 family ubiquinone biosynthesis hydroxylase yields the protein MADTDYDIIIAGAGLVGATFALAAAQGGLKPVMVDPQPFTAQLAPTFDGRATAISYANFRMLKALGLGEALEPYACRMDRILVTDGRRPGAASRKPSAAYIRFDADEIGDRNGGEPLGYMVENRRLRSALAEAVNERGLEVRAPAAVAGVTAGPGLATVTLKDGSTLSAPLVVGAEGRNSTVRRAAGIDVFGWTYQQSGVVCTVRMERPHGNVAHEYFLPDGPFAILPLTENRANLVWTESTRRGEALRAASDEAFHAHLTRRFGDFLGGLTIEGPRFVYPLSLQLAEALSAPRMAIIGDAAHGVHPVAGQGLNLGLKDVAALAEVLTEAARLGEDIGSELVLERYARWRRFDTAALAAGFDGFVRLFSNDLAPVRLARDLGMAAVNRVAPLRRAFMHEAGGATGDLPRLLRGEAL from the coding sequence ATGGCTGACACCGATTACGACATCATCATCGCCGGCGCGGGCCTGGTCGGGGCGACATTCGCGCTGGCGGCGGCGCAGGGCGGGCTGAAGCCCGTCATGGTGGACCCGCAGCCGTTCACCGCCCAGCTGGCGCCGACCTTCGACGGGCGGGCGACGGCCATCTCCTACGCCAATTTCCGCATGCTGAAGGCCCTGGGCCTGGGCGAGGCGCTGGAGCCGTACGCCTGCCGCATGGATCGCATCCTGGTGACGGACGGCCGTCGTCCGGGCGCCGCCAGCCGCAAGCCCTCGGCCGCCTACATCCGCTTCGACGCGGACGAGATCGGTGATCGCAACGGGGGCGAGCCCCTGGGCTATATGGTTGAGAATCGCCGCCTGCGCTCCGCCCTGGCCGAGGCCGTCAACGAACGGGGCCTGGAGGTCCGCGCCCCCGCCGCCGTGGCCGGCGTCACGGCGGGGCCGGGCCTGGCGACGGTGACGCTGAAGGACGGCTCCACCCTGTCGGCACCCCTGGTCGTCGGCGCCGAGGGCCGCAACTCCACCGTGCGCCGGGCGGCGGGCATCGACGTCTTCGGCTGGACCTATCAGCAGAGCGGCGTGGTGTGCACGGTGCGCATGGAGCGACCGCACGGCAACGTCGCCCATGAGTATTTCCTGCCGGACGGCCCCTTCGCCATCCTGCCGCTGACGGAGAACCGGGCCAATCTGGTCTGGACCGAGAGCACGCGGCGGGGCGAGGCCCTGCGCGCGGCCTCGGACGAGGCCTTCCACGCCCATCTGACGCGCCGCTTCGGCGACTTCCTGGGCGGGCTGACGATCGAGGGGCCGCGCTTCGTCTATCCCCTGTCGCTGCAACTGGCCGAGGCCCTGAGCGCGCCGCGCATGGCCATCATCGGCGACGCCGCCCACGGGGTGCACCCGGTGGCGGGGCAGGGGCTGAACCTGGGGCTGAAGGACGTGGCCGCCCTGGCCGAGGTGCTGACCGAGGCCGCGCGCCTGGGCGAGGACATCGGCTCGGAGCTGGTGCTGGAGCGCTACGCCCGCTGGCGCCGGTTCGACACGGCGGCCCTGGCGGCGGGCTTCGACGGCTTCGTGCGCCTGTTCTCCAACGACCTCGCCCCGGTGCGGTTGGCCCGCGACCTGGGCATGGCGGCGGTCAACCGCGTCGCCCCCTTGCGCCGCGCCTTCATGCACGAGGCGGGCGGGGCGACGGGGGACCTGCCGCGGCTTCTCCGAGGAGAAGCGCTCTAA
- a CDS encoding Trm112 family protein, translated as MNDAFNTPVSVDPRLLEVLVCPVTRGRLTYDRERNELVSAGAKLAFPIRDGVPIMLAEDARPLD; from the coding sequence ATGAACGACGCCTTCAACACCCCCGTCTCGGTCGATCCCCGCCTGCTGGAGGTGCTGGTCTGCCCGGTCACGCGCGGCCGCCTGACCTATGACCGCGAGCGCAACGAACTGGTCTCGGCCGGCGCCAAGCTGGCCTTCCCCATCCGCGACGGCGTGCCGATCATGCTGGCCGAGGACGCCCGCCCGCTGGATTGA
- a CDS encoding LON peptidase substrate-binding domain-containing protein, whose protein sequence is MAQGYVKASELPQVIPVFPLPGVVLLARGQLPLNVFEPRYLNMVDDAMAGDRLIGMIQPVGGAGPQPTLARVGCAGRITSFAETSDGRYLITLTGVCRFDVAAEMSVRTPYRQVRADFLPYEADLQAPDPSEMFDRDPFLDALRPYLSARGLDIDWDTARAAPQEALINSLAMALPFEPPEKQALLEALTLNDRAAALTALLRIEAAAPDDDDHGPAMQ, encoded by the coding sequence ATGGCTCAGGGCTACGTCAAGGCCAGCGAACTTCCCCAGGTGATCCCGGTCTTCCCCCTGCCGGGGGTCGTGCTCCTGGCGCGGGGCCAGCTGCCGCTGAACGTGTTCGAGCCGCGCTATCTCAACATGGTCGACGACGCCATGGCCGGCGACCGCCTGATCGGCATGATCCAGCCCGTCGGCGGCGCCGGCCCGCAGCCGACCTTGGCCCGGGTCGGCTGCGCCGGGCGGATCACCAGCTTCGCCGAGACCTCGGACGGGCGCTATCTGATCACCCTGACCGGGGTCTGCCGCTTCGACGTGGCGGCGGAGATGTCGGTGCGCACCCCCTATCGCCAGGTGCGGGCGGACTTCCTGCCCTATGAGGCGGACCTGCAGGCGCCCGATCCGTCCGAGATGTTCGACCGTGATCCCTTCCTCGACGCCCTGCGCCCCTACCTTTCGGCGCGCGGCCTAGACATCGACTGGGACACGGCCCGCGCCGCGCCGCAGGAGGCGCTGATCAACAGCCTGGCCATGGCCCTGCCGTTCGAACCGCCCGAGAAACAGGCCCTGCTGGAGGCCCTGACCCTGAACGACCGCGCCGCCGCCCTGACCGCCCTGCTGCGCATCGAGGCCGCCGCCCCCGACGACGACGACCACGGACCAGCGATGCAGTAG
- the trxA gene encoding thioredoxin, with protein MTFADPSLTTPPDLIKDGTDASFMQDVVEASKHQPVIVDFWATWCGPCRTLGPALEKAVRAAKGAVKMVKIDVDANPAYAGQLRVQSIPTVYAFVNGQPVDGFQGAVPESQIKAFIDKLTGGEGVNTDVEQLLTLGEESLTLNDLGGAAQAFAHVLTMEPDNQKAIAGMARVYLAEGDAEQAMQTIAMAPADSNDPAVQAVRAQLSLASAAPTGATAELEARLAADKGDHATRFDLAQALASAGDLKGAVDHLLAIVQADREWNEQAARKQLLTVFEAAGPTSEVARDGRRRLSSILFS; from the coding sequence ATGACCTTCGCCGACCCGTCGCTGACCACCCCGCCTGACCTGATCAAGGACGGCACGGACGCCTCCTTCATGCAGGACGTGGTCGAGGCCTCGAAGCATCAGCCGGTCATCGTCGACTTCTGGGCCACCTGGTGCGGCCCGTGCCGCACCCTGGGCCCGGCGCTGGAGAAGGCCGTGCGCGCCGCCAAGGGGGCGGTGAAGATGGTCAAGATCGACGTCGACGCCAACCCGGCCTACGCGGGCCAGCTGCGGGTGCAGTCGATCCCGACCGTCTACGCCTTCGTCAACGGCCAGCCGGTCGACGGCTTCCAGGGCGCCGTGCCCGAAAGCCAGATCAAGGCCTTCATCGACAAGCTGACCGGCGGCGAGGGCGTCAACACCGACGTCGAACAGCTGCTGACCCTGGGCGAGGAGTCCCTGACCCTCAACGACCTGGGCGGCGCGGCCCAGGCCTTCGCCCATGTGCTGACCATGGAGCCGGACAACCAGAAGGCCATCGCCGGCATGGCCCGCGTCTATCTGGCCGAGGGCGACGCCGAACAGGCGATGCAGACCATCGCCATGGCTCCGGCCGACTCCAACGATCCGGCGGTCCAGGCCGTGCGCGCCCAGCTGTCCCTGGCCTCGGCCGCCCCGACGGGCGCGACCGCCGAGCTGGAAGCCAGGCTGGCCGCCGACAAGGGCGACCATGCGACACGCTTCGACCTGGCCCAGGCCCTGGCCTCGGCCGGCGATCTGAAGGGGGCGGTCGATCACCTGCTGGCCATCGTCCAGGCCGACCGCGAGTGGAACGAACAGGCGGCGCGCAAGCAGCTGCTGACCGTGTTCGAGGCCGCCGGCCCGACCAGCGAGGTCGCCCGCGACGGACGGCGACGCCTGTCCTCCATCCTCTTCTCCTGA
- a CDS encoding tetratricopeptide repeat protein — protein MSVSWKAFAVGGAGLVLAGSSGAPSLSSAPLSSATLAPTDLFAALCGPRTVGAALARELLIASAVAAPASRARPIPLYPDLTASPFQATTGDPQAQAYFSQGLMFAYGFNHAGAVRSFREAQGRDPGCAACWWGEALALGPNINAPMDDRDRAAALAASDRAMALRQGASPREQALIEALALRYSRDPAADRAALDAAYADAMLAVARRFPEDDDIAVLAAEAAMDTTPWKYWEADQRTPIGRIGEAIRLIEAVLARTPGQVQAAHLYIHLMEASDPQRAEAAADRLASPAAPSAGHLVHMPGHVYMRRGRYADSIRVNVAAARADEAFIRDAGDESLVRYGYYPHNIHFIVASAQMAGDMDTAVNEARRLRTVLDPETSARIAWVQLIDAAPYQALAQFAEPRVILAAPAPDARLPYAAAMRHYARAVAYARLRNQRGFDRELAQLAALRASDRFVDMIEQGVPAPDLLTLAEAVARGRMATARGRPAEAADHYRRAADLEAALPYTEPPYWYYPVHQSLGAALYQAGRPDQAADAFRLALAQTPNNGWALYGLARAEAAQGHAPEAAAAERALRTAWLGDARWLRMDRL, from the coding sequence ATGAGTGTGTCGTGGAAAGCCTTCGCCGTCGGCGGCGCCGGCCTGGTTCTGGCGGGCTCGAGCGGCGCGCCGTCCCTGTCGTCCGCGCCCCTGTCGTCGGCGACCCTGGCCCCGACCGACCTGTTCGCCGCCCTGTGCGGGCCGAGGACCGTCGGCGCCGCCCTGGCCCGCGAGCTGCTGATCGCCTCGGCCGTCGCCGCTCCGGCCAGCCGGGCCCGGCCCATCCCCCTCTATCCCGACCTGACGGCCTCGCCGTTCCAGGCGACCACCGGCGATCCCCAGGCCCAGGCCTATTTCAGCCAGGGGCTGATGTTCGCCTATGGCTTCAACCACGCCGGGGCGGTGCGCTCCTTCCGCGAGGCGCAAGGCCGCGATCCCGGCTGCGCCGCCTGCTGGTGGGGCGAGGCCCTGGCGCTGGGGCCCAACATCAACGCCCCCATGGACGACCGCGATCGGGCCGCCGCCCTGGCCGCCAGCGACCGGGCCATGGCCCTGCGCCAGGGGGCCTCGCCGCGCGAGCAGGCCCTGATCGAGGCCCTGGCCCTGCGCTATTCGCGCGATCCGGCGGCCGACCGCGCCGCGCTCGACGCGGCCTACGCCGACGCCATGCTGGCCGTCGCCCGCCGCTTTCCCGAGGACGACGACATCGCCGTCCTGGCCGCCGAGGCGGCGATGGACACCACGCCATGGAAGTACTGGGAGGCGGACCAGCGCACCCCGATCGGCCGCATCGGCGAGGCCATCCGCCTGATCGAGGCGGTGCTGGCCCGCACCCCCGGCCAGGTGCAGGCGGCCCACCTCTACATCCACCTGATGGAGGCGTCCGATCCGCAGCGGGCCGAGGCTGCGGCCGACCGGCTGGCCTCTCCCGCCGCCCCCAGCGCCGGCCACCTGGTCCACATGCCGGGCCACGTCTATATGCGGCGCGGCCGCTACGCCGACTCCATCCGGGTCAATGTGGCGGCGGCGCGCGCCGACGAGGCCTTCATCCGCGACGCCGGCGACGAGAGCCTGGTCCGCTACGGCTACTATCCGCACAACATCCACTTCATCGTCGCCTCGGCCCAGATGGCCGGCGACATGGACACCGCCGTCAACGAGGCGCGGCGCCTGCGCACGGTGCTGGACCCCGAAACCTCGGCCCGCATCGCCTGGGTCCAGCTGATCGACGCCGCCCCCTATCAGGCCCTGGCCCAGTTCGCCGAACCGCGCGTCATCCTCGCCGCCCCCGCGCCGGACGCCCGCCTGCCCTACGCCGCCGCCATGCGCCACTACGCCCGCGCCGTCGCCTATGCCCGGCTCAGGAACCAGAGAGGCTTCGACCGCGAGCTGGCGCAGCTGGCGGCCCTGCGCGCGTCGGACCGCTTCGTCGACATGATCGAACAGGGCGTCCCGGCGCCCGACCTGCTGACCCTGGCCGAGGCCGTGGCGCGCGGGCGCATGGCCACGGCGCGCGGCCGTCCCGCCGAGGCGGCGGACCACTATCGCCGCGCCGCCGATCTGGAAGCCGCCCTGCCCTATACGGAGCCGCCCTACTGGTATTATCCGGTGCATCAGTCGCTGGGCGCGGCCCTCTACCAGGCCGGGCGCCCGGACCAGGCCGCCGACGCCTTCCGCCTGGCCCTGGCCCAGACCCCCAACAACGGCTGGGCCCTCTACGGCCTGGCCCGCGCCGAGGCCGCGCAAGGCCATGCGCCCGAGGCGGCGGCGGCGGAACGCGCTCTCAGGACCGCCTGGCTGGGCGACGCCCGCTGGCTGCGGATGGACCGGCTGTAG
- a CDS encoding prolyl-tRNA synthetase associated domain-containing protein encodes MTAIAAADLTVPAFDRARLLAWMAGHGIEQTTHDHPAVFRVEEGLELKAALPGVHTKNLFLKDKKGRLWLISAAQDTVIDLKRAHRAMGSDRLSFGNETLLWETLGVRPGSVTALGLINDTERRVTFVLDRRLWEAAVVNFHPLTNTATTALDQAAFRRVLALLDREPIVVDFDALD; translated from the coding sequence ATGACCGCCATCGCCGCCGCCGACCTGACCGTTCCCGCTTTCGACCGCGCCCGCCTGCTGGCCTGGATGGCCGGACACGGCATCGAACAGACCACCCACGACCACCCCGCCGTCTTCCGCGTCGAGGAAGGGCTGGAGCTCAAGGCCGCCCTGCCCGGCGTCCACACCAAGAACCTGTTCCTCAAGGACAAGAAGGGCCGACTGTGGCTGATCTCGGCCGCCCAGGACACCGTCATCGACCTGAAGCGCGCGCACCGCGCCATGGGCTCGGACCGCCTGTCCTTCGGCAATGAGACCCTGCTGTGGGAGACGCTGGGCGTCCGCCCCGGCTCGGTCACGGCGCTGGGCCTGATCAACGACACGGAGCGCCGCGTCACCTTCGTGCTCGACCGGCGCCTGTGGGAGGCGGCCGTCGTCAACTTCCACCCGCTCACCAACACCGCCACCACCGCGCTCGATCAAGCCGCCTTCCGCAGGGTGCTGGCCCTGCTGGACCGCGAGCCGATCGTGGTGGACTTCGACGCCCTGGATTGA
- a CDS encoding DUF6065 family protein produces MELECYPMNARPCDLVPGRQSRNWMDAFASRHPYRCLPLTMANTTGWEILCPFGFTAEWNGGPRQDDIKITPDRPQPELDHFVTSHFSRGVLTMHPQYLFRTPPGWGLIAQGSPNHVKDGIQPLTGLIETDWLPFPFTMNWIFTRPGRVKFEKGEPFCFILPIEHRKVEQFEPVIRSLDSNPGMKGQFEAWNRARTDFNTRLASGDPDAAKEAWQRFYFKGEVPEALGSAPATHSNKRRLKNPRLG; encoded by the coding sequence TTGGAACTGGAATGCTATCCGATGAACGCCCGGCCGTGCGACCTCGTGCCGGGTCGCCAGTCACGCAACTGGATGGACGCCTTCGCCAGCCGTCACCCTTACCGCTGCCTGCCGCTGACCATGGCCAACACCACGGGGTGGGAGATCCTCTGCCCCTTCGGCTTCACCGCCGAGTGGAACGGCGGGCCGCGCCAGGACGACATCAAGATCACGCCCGACCGGCCGCAGCCGGAGCTGGACCACTTCGTCACCTCCCACTTCTCGCGCGGGGTGCTGACCATGCACCCGCAGTATCTGTTCCGCACCCCGCCGGGCTGGGGCCTGATCGCGCAAGGCTCCCCCAACCACGTCAAGGACGGCATCCAGCCGCTGACGGGCCTGATCGAGACGGACTGGCTGCCCTTCCCCTTCACCATGAACTGGATCTTCACGCGGCCGGGACGGGTGAAGTTCGAGAAGGGCGAGCCCTTCTGCTTCATCCTGCCGATCGAGCACCGCAAGGTGGAGCAGTTCGAGCCGGTGATCCGCTCGCTGGACTCCAATCCGGGCATGAAGGGGCAGTTCGAGGCCTGGAACCGGGCGCGCACCGACTTCAACACCCGCCTGGCCTCGGGCGATCCGGACGCGGCCAAGGAGGCGTGGCAGCGCTTCTACTTCAAGGGCGAGGTGCCAGAGGCCCTGGGCTCCGCGCCCGCGACCCACTCCAACAAGCGCCGATTGAAGAACCCGCGCCTGGGGTGA
- a CDS encoding CC0125/CC1285 family lipoprotein, which produces MTKLRKTPVLVALAGVLALGACATATPYQPAGYNGERGGYSEVRLEANRFRVSFSGNSVTSRDQVEMSLLLRSAELTVDNGYDWFATVNRATERDTRYYTTPDPFYYDRYSPFWGPSWRFYRGGYWSAWDPYWRRDVDIRQVSRYEATAEIVMGRGAKPTGDMNAFDAREVMRNLGPRVMRPAS; this is translated from the coding sequence ATGACAAAGCTTCGCAAGACCCCGGTGCTGGTGGCCCTGGCGGGCGTCCTCGCCCTGGGCGCGTGCGCGACGGCGACGCCCTACCAGCCCGCCGGTTACAATGGAGAGCGCGGCGGCTATTCCGAAGTCCGGCTGGAGGCCAATCGCTTCCGCGTCAGCTTCTCCGGCAATTCGGTGACCTCGCGCGATCAGGTGGAGATGTCCCTGCTGCTGCGCTCGGCCGAACTGACCGTCGACAACGGCTACGACTGGTTCGCCACGGTCAACCGCGCCACCGAGCGCGACACCCGCTACTACACCACGCCCGACCCCTTCTATTATGACCGCTACAGCCCCTTCTGGGGGCCGTCGTGGCGCTTCTACCGCGGCGGCTACTGGAGCGCGTGGGATCCCTACTGGCGCCGCGACGTCGATATCCGCCAGGTCAGCCGCTACGAGGCCACGGCCGAGATCGTCATGGGCCGCGGCGCCAAGCCGACGGGCGACATGAACGCCTTCGACGCCCGCGAGGTCATGCGCAACCTCGGGCCCCGGGTCATGCGTCCGGCTTCTTAA
- a CDS encoding LysE family translocator — MASLPVDPHLYLAFLGVMAVMAVTPGPANLFAVATGMEKGKAAALTAVLGMNAATLVWFGAAALGLGALVKTFPHAFRVIAVLGALYVAWLGIKSLRGAFKTEAQPDPIAVRRGRSAVVDGFMVQIANPKAILFFTAVLPPFIDVNRPAAAQLALFALGTIGLDVIGMSAYGLGGAALARQMTAPRFRKGFGIVVGCLLLLAAVLIVSRL, encoded by the coding sequence ATGGCCTCGCTTCCCGTCGATCCTCACCTCTATCTGGCCTTTCTCGGCGTCATGGCCGTGATGGCGGTCACCCCCGGCCCGGCCAACCTCTTCGCCGTCGCCACCGGCATGGAGAAGGGCAAGGCCGCCGCCCTGACCGCCGTCCTGGGCATGAATGCGGCCACCCTGGTCTGGTTCGGCGCCGCCGCCCTGGGCCTGGGCGCCCTGGTCAAGACCTTCCCCCACGCCTTCCGCGTCATCGCCGTCCTGGGCGCCCTCTATGTCGCCTGGCTGGGGATCAAGTCCCTGCGCGGCGCCTTCAAGACCGAGGCCCAGCCCGATCCCATCGCCGTGCGGCGCGGCCGCAGCGCCGTGGTCGACGGCTTCATGGTCCAGATCGCCAATCCCAAGGCCATCCTCTTCTTCACCGCCGTCCTGCCGCCCTTCATCGACGTCAACCGTCCGGCGGCGGCCCAGCTGGCCCTGTTCGCCCTGGGCACCATCGGCCTGGACGTCATCGGCATGTCGGCCTACGGCCTGGGCGGGGCGGCCCTGGCGCGACAGATGACCGCGCCGCGCTTTCGCAAAGGCTTCGGCATTGTGGTGGGATGCCTTCTGCTGCTGGCCGCGGTTCTCATCGTCTCGCGTCTGTGA
- a CDS encoding translation initiation factor IF-2, with the protein MNRLTLAAAAALAVCAAPALAQEAAPAAPAAAAPAPSAEEAAFQAKGEAFQAEAARMGAELEALMDDAGLDAATKKSRTDAVLDRYEPKFAAFADDYAAFLRLMADKSENAEQKDEILAAADAAPAQLRAVPGQVRAAIAAALAAPAPAAD; encoded by the coding sequence ATGAACCGCCTGACCCTCGCCGCCGCCGCGGCCCTCGCCGTCTGCGCCGCGCCCGCGCTCGCCCAGGAGGCCGCGCCCGCCGCGCCCGCCGCCGCGGCGCCCGCCCCCTCGGCGGAAGAGGCCGCCTTCCAGGCCAAGGGCGAGGCCTTCCAGGCCGAAGCCGCGCGCATGGGCGCCGAGCTCGAGGCGCTGATGGACGACGCCGGCCTGGACGCCGCGACCAAGAAGAGCCGCACCGACGCCGTCCTGGACCGGTATGAGCCGAAGTTCGCCGCCTTCGCCGACGACTACGCCGCCTTCCTGCGCCTGATGGCCGACAAGTCCGAGAACGCCGAGCAGAAGGACGAGATCCTGGCCGCCGCCGACGCCGCCCCGGCCCAGTTGCGCGCCGTGCCGGGCCAGGTGCGCGCCGCCATCGCCGCCGCCCTGGCGGCCCCCGCGCCCGCCGCGGATTAA